One Planctomycetota bacterium genomic region harbors:
- a CDS encoding DUF6655 family protein, with product MLRFVLPLLLLLAGCATIRVTDPPQTADEQFLQSEAIREAVAQLAFSALRDRKVFLSDEYLLTDEEIAVAVTGIGAVPQYERLFLLAELRNRMLIEGVELADSVEAADVILEVRSGAIGVNREDFLLGIPGANLPAGQVDVGSVTAPVILPELAILRNIKQKGFASVSITAYFKDTGELVASSGPFVGRTRRTDFYFFGIGPRTTGNIPPTEEGE from the coding sequence TTGCTTCGCTTTGTCCTGCCGCTTCTGCTGTTGCTCGCCGGTTGTGCGACGATCCGCGTGACGGACCCGCCGCAGACAGCGGACGAGCAATTCCTTCAGAGCGAGGCCATCCGCGAGGCCGTGGCACAGCTCGCCTTCAGTGCCCTGCGTGATCGCAAGGTCTTCCTGAGCGATGAGTACCTGCTGACGGATGAGGAGATCGCTGTCGCCGTCACGGGCATTGGTGCGGTTCCGCAGTACGAGCGGCTGTTTCTGCTTGCGGAGCTGCGGAATCGCATGCTGATCGAAGGCGTTGAGCTGGCCGACTCCGTCGAGGCCGCGGACGTCATCCTCGAGGTCCGCAGCGGTGCGATCGGCGTGAACCGCGAGGACTTTCTCCTGGGCATTCCCGGTGCGAACCTGCCCGCAGGCCAGGTCGACGTTGGCAGCGTGACGGCCCCGGTCATCCTGCCGGAGCTGGCAATTTTGCGGAACATCAAGCAGAAGGGCTTCGCGTCGGTTTCCATCACGGCCTATTTCAAGGACACGGGAGAACTCGTCGCCAGCAGCGGCCCATTCGTGGGTCGCACGCGTCGCACCGACTTCTACTTCTTCGGCATCGGCCCGCGGACGACGGGCAACATTCCGCCCACGGAAGAGGGCGAGTAG